A genomic segment from Bubalus kerabau isolate K-KA32 ecotype Philippines breed swamp buffalo chromosome 14, PCC_UOA_SB_1v2, whole genome shotgun sequence encodes:
- the LOC129627333 gene encoding recombining binding protein suppressor of hairless gives MAPVVTGKFGERPPPKRLTREAMRNYLKERGDQTVLILHAKVAQKSYGNEKRFFCPPPCVYLMGSGWKKKKEQMERDGCSEQESQPCAFIGIGNSDQEMQQLNLEGKNYCTAKTLYISDSDKRKHFMLSVKMFYGNSDDIGVFLSKRIKVISKPSKKKQSLKNADLCIASGTKVALFNRLRSQTVSTRYLHVEGGNFHASSQQWGAFYIHLLDDDESEGEEFTVRDGYIHYGQTVKLVCSVTGMALPRLIIRKVDKQTALLDADDPVSQLHKCAFYLKDTERMYLCLSQERIIQFQATPCPKEPNKEMINDGASWTIISTDKAEYTFYEGMGPVLAPVTPVPVVESLQLNGGGDVAMLELTGQNFTPNLRVWFGDVEAETMYRCGESMLCVVPDISAFREGWRWVRQPVQVPVTLVRNDGIIYSTSLTFTYTPEPGPRPHCSAAGAILRANSSQVPPNESNTNSEGSYTNVSTNSTNVTSSTATVVS, from the coding sequence ATGGCGCCTGTTGTGACAGGAAAATTTGGTGAGCGGCCTCCACCTAAACGACTCACTAGGGAAGCTATGCGAAATTATTTAAAAGAGCGAGGGGATCAAACAGTGCTTATTCTTCATGCAAAAGTTGCACAGAAGTCATATGGAAATGAAAAAAGGTTTTTTTGCCCTCCTCCTTGTGTGTATCTTATGGGCAgtggatggaagaaaaaaaaagaacaaatggaaCGCGATGGTTGTTCAGAACAGGAATCTCAACCATGTGCTTTTATTGGAATAGGAAATAGTGACCAAGAAATGCAGCAACTGAACTTGGAAGGAAAGAACTATTGCACAGCCAAAACATTGTATATATCTGATTCAGACAAGAGAAAGCACTTCATGCTGTCTGTAAAGATGTTCTATGGCAACAGTGATGACATTGGTGTGTTCCTAAGCAAGCGGATAAAAGTCATCTCCAAACCTTCCAAAAAGAAGCAGTCACTGAAAAATGCCGACCTCTGCATTGCCTCAGGAACAAAGGTGGCTCTGTTTAATAGACTCCGATCCCAAACAGTTAGCACCAGATACTTGCATGTAGAAGGTGGTAATTTCCATGCCAGTTCTCAGCAGTGGGGAGCATTTTACATTCATCTCTTGGATGATGATGAATCAGAAGGAGAAGAATTCACAGTCCGCGATGGATACATCCATTATGGACAAACAGTCAAACTTGTGTGTTCAGTTACTGGCATGGCACTCCCAAGATTGATAATTAGGAAGGTTGATAAGCAGACCGCGTTACTGGATGCCGATGATCCTGTGTCACAGCTCCACAAATGTGCGTTTTACCTTAAGGATACAGAAAGAATGTACTTGTGCCTTTCTCAAGAAAGAATAATCCAGTTTCAGGCCACTCCATGCCCAAAAGAACCAAATAAAGAGATGATAAATGATGGAGCTTCCTGGACAATCATTAGTACGGATAAGGCAGAGTATACATTTTATGAGGGGATGGGCCCTGTCCTTGCCCCAGTCACACCTGTGCCTGTCGTAGAAAGTCTTCAGTTGAATGGCGGTGGGGACGTAGCAATGCTTGAACTTACAGGACAGAATTTCACTCCAAATTTACGAGTGTGGTTTGGGGATGTAGAAGCTGAAACTATGTACAGATGTGGAGAGAGTATGCTCTGTGTTGTCCCAGACATTTCTGCATTCCGAGAAGGCTGGAGATGGGTCCGgcagccagtccaggttccagtAACTTTGGTCCGTAATGATGGAATCATTTATTCCACCAGCCTTACCTTTACCTATACCCCAGAACCAGGGCCACGGCCACATTGCAGTGCAGCGGGAGCAATCCTTCGAGCCAACTCAAGCCAAGTGCCCCCTAATGAATCAAACACAAACAGCGAGGGAAGTTACACAAACGTCAGCACAAATTCAACCAATGTCACATCATCTACAGCAACAGTTGTGTCCTAA